Proteins from a single region of Patescibacteria group bacterium:
- a CDS encoding DUF5667 domain-containing protein, producing MSNNYSLLTGLKKLNHKKPDHLWADSNKQHLLTYLSENTGAQSSGPVFYFNLRPAIATFVLLGVVCFTGVSTIFAAKNSLPGQPLYTVKRLTEQVRLAMTTNQNQKNVLRAELITTRVEEVKVLARQIQGGADGNAEKNLVAAVTNIKSDISTLKNELNANSPVDDNVKQVEQGSLPIQDGKTMAGLILSSDVQKSLDETKASLVKKDLNTALTKAGEITDKISAVSGQVDATDPTVTGDNSTSTPVINQLDTVIIPTVPVVKPSEKPVNTNNSLIKPVDEVKIDIVKENTFNGDVIFEK from the coding sequence ATGTCAAATAATTATAGCCTGTTAACAGGCTTAAAAAAATTAAATCATAAAAAGCCAGACCATTTGTGGGCTGATAGCAATAAGCAACATTTGTTGACTTATTTGTCCGAGAATACGGGAGCCCAATCAAGCGGTCCGGTTTTTTATTTTAATTTACGTCCAGCTATTGCCACTTTTGTGCTTCTTGGAGTTGTTTGTTTTACCGGCGTCTCAACAATTTTTGCCGCTAAAAACAGTTTACCCGGACAACCTTTATATACAGTAAAGAGACTGACCGAGCAAGTTAGGTTAGCCATGACCACCAACCAAAACCAAAAAAATGTTTTACGTGCTGAATTAATAACTACCCGCGTTGAAGAAGTAAAAGTTTTGGCACGCCAAATCCAAGGTGGCGCTGACGGCAATGCCGAAAAGAACTTAGTGGCCGCGGTCACTAACATTAAATCAGATATCAGCACCTTGAAAAACGAATTAAACGCCAATAGCCCAGTCGACGACAATGTTAAACAGGTTGAGCAAGGATCTTTGCCAATTCAAGACGGCAAAACTATGGCCGGCCTTATTTTATCGTCTGATGTACAAAAATCTTTAGATGAAACCAAGGCTTCGTTGGTCAAAAAAGATTTAAATACAGCTTTAACCAAGGCCGGTGAAATTACCGATAAGATTAGCGCTGTTTCCGGTCAAGTTGATGCAACCGATCCAACGGTTACTGGCGACAATTCTACCTCTACTCCGGTTATCAACCAGTTAGATACGGTAATCATCCCCACCGTTCCGGTGGTTAAGCCCAGCGAAAAACCCGTAAATACTAATAACTCGTTGATTAAGCCGGTTGACGAGGTTAAAATAGACATCGTCAAAGAAAACACATTTAACGGAGACGTCATTTTTGAAAAATAA
- a CDS encoding exodeoxyribonuclease III — protein MKILSWNVNGLRSVYKKGLIKSLKSLKPDIVCFQEIKAQESDIPHILLKYQGYFSYLNLAERKGYSGIIILAKKAPLKIINKLGLKRFDQEGRFLELVYSDFILINIYMPHGSRDKKNLKYKLKVYKYFLNHLKKIKNKKIIICGDFNIAHEDIDLARPKSNRHNIMFTSPERKQISDLINLKFIDTFRNFNQEGGYYTWWPYFAKARQRNLGWRIDYIFISKNLIKRLRGAYIYSKVLGSDHCPIGVGFK, from the coding sequence ATGAAAATATTAAGTTGGAATGTTAACGGATTAAGGTCAGTTTATAAAAAGGGCCTGATTAAAAGTCTAAAAAGCCTTAAGCCGGATATTGTTTGTTTCCAGGAAATTAAAGCTCAGGAGAGCGACATACCCCATATTTTACTTAAATATCAAGGGTATTTTTCATATCTGAATTTAGCCGAGAGAAAGGGTTATAGCGGCATTATAATCCTTGCTAAAAAAGCGCCGCTTAAAATAATCAATAAGTTGGGGCTTAAAAGGTTCGACCAAGAGGGCAGGTTTTTAGAATTAGTTTACTCAGACTTTATCTTAATTAACATTTATATGCCGCATGGCAGTAGAGATAAAAAGAATTTAAAATATAAATTAAAAGTTTATAAATATTTTTTAAATCATCTTAAAAAAATAAAAAATAAAAAAATAATTATTTGCGGCGATTTTAATATAGCTCATGAAGACATAGATTTAGCCCGGCCAAAATCTAATCGCCACAATATTATGTTTACTTCACCCGAAAGGAAACAAATTAGCGATTTAATTAATTTAAAATTCATCGACACTTTCAGAAATTTTAATCAAGAGGGCGGTTATTATACTTGGTGGCCGTATTTTGCCAAAGCTAGGCAGAGAAATTTGGGTTGGCGCATAGATTATATTTTTATTTCCAAAAATTTAATTAAGCGCTTAAGAGGCGCTTACATATATAGTAAAGTTTTAGGATCAGATCATTGCCCGATTGGTGTTGGTTTTAAATGA
- a CDS encoding RNA polymerase sigma factor encodes MFKFEEKILLQQIKRGNQTAFSRLYDRYQDKIYRFIFFRVSNESLAQDLTSETFIKILQYLINGKEVENFQSFAYQVAKNLVIDFYRSRGQEEMPLDESISENVSDEDVDEMLDEKFNLNQIESALGQVSNPYRDVLVLRFIEDLPFKEIAKTLNIKEDNARMLAHRGLKMLRDKLGAPAK; translated from the coding sequence ATGTTTAAATTCGAAGAGAAAATCCTTTTACAACAGATTAAAAGAGGCAATCAAACGGCCTTTTCTCGGCTTTATGATCGTTATCAAGATAAAATTTATCGTTTTATTTTTTTTCGTGTTTCCAATGAAAGTTTGGCTCAAGATTTAACCAGCGAAACGTTTATAAAAATTTTACAATACTTAATTAACGGAAAAGAAGTAGAGAATTTTCAAAGTTTCGCCTATCAGGTGGCAAAAAATTTAGTCATTGATTTTTATCGCAGTCGCGGCCAAGAAGAAATGCCGCTTGACGAATCAATTAGTGAAAATGTTTCCGACGAAGATGTCGACGAAATGCTGGACGAGAAATTTAATCTGAATCAGATTGAATCTGCTCTGGGGCAAGTTTCAAATCCCTATCGAGATGTTTTGGTTTTAAGATTTATCGAAGATCTGCCCTTTAAAGAGATTGCCAAAACATTGAATATTAAAGAAGATAATGCGCGCATGCTGGCTCATCGCGGACTAAAGATGCTGCGCGATAAATTGGGCGCGCCAGCCAAATAA
- the gpmI gene encoding 2,3-bisphosphoglycerate-independent phosphoglycerate mutase: protein MEEIKPKIKPVVLVVLDGWGVAAPSQGNAVTLTDLPVWQKLLTNYSAWTLQAAGEAVGLPFGEAGNSEVGHLNLGAGKIVWQSLPKINRSIADGEFFKNSAFIKAIESVKKNNSKLHLIGLTSNGAVHSSLEHLSALLDLAKSHDLSNVFVHAILDGRDTAFNIGESFIKQIQDKCQRLGCGKIATLCGRFYAMDRDNYWDRTQKAYEAMINGKADKTSQNPIQAVLDSYEQKIFDEEFLPTVIVDEKNQPITTIDDKDAVIFFNFRPERMRQLTRAITVLNFKNFTRAKLLADSFFVTMTEYEPGLPVQVAFPPERVEQPLAKIISDAGWRQLHVAETQKYAHVTFFFNGGAEKPFKQEDRLLIPSPRISSFDQKPAMAASEISAAVIKALDLGVYDFVVVNFANADMVSHTGNLEAAQKSLQVVDEELGKILLQVLKQGGVALITADHGNIEEMVNLRNGEINKEHSTSPVPFIIVGNDFELSPHLDQPVDLSALTPSGVLADVAPTILKLMGLPKSPEMTGTSLA, encoded by the coding sequence ATGGAAGAAATTAAACCTAAAATTAAGCCGGTCGTTCTGGTTGTTCTAGATGGTTGGGGCGTGGCTGCGCCCTCTCAGGGGAACGCCGTTACTTTAACTGATCTGCCGGTTTGGCAAAAACTTTTAACCAATTATTCTGCCTGGACCTTGCAGGCTGCTGGCGAAGCCGTTGGTTTGCCTTTTGGCGAAGCTGGTAACTCAGAGGTCGGACATTTAAATTTAGGCGCCGGTAAAATCGTTTGGCAAAGTTTACCTAAAATAAATAGATCCATAGCCGATGGAGAGTTTTTTAAAAACTCCGCTTTTATAAAAGCTATTGAATCAGTCAAAAAAAATAATTCAAAATTACATTTAATTGGTTTAACTTCTAACGGCGCGGTTCACTCTTCACTCGAACATCTATCTGCTTTATTGGATTTAGCTAAAAGTCATGATCTTAGTAATGTTTTTGTTCATGCTATTTTAGATGGTCGAGATACGGCTTTTAATATTGGCGAGTCGTTTATTAAACAAATACAAGATAAGTGCCAGCGCCTAGGTTGCGGTAAGATCGCCACCCTTTGCGGCCGTTTTTATGCCATGGACAGAGATAATTATTGGGATAGAACGCAAAAAGCCTATGAAGCTATGATCAATGGCAAGGCTGATAAAACAAGCCAAAATCCAATACAGGCGGTTTTAGATTCTTATGAGCAGAAAATTTTTGATGAAGAATTTTTACCCACGGTTATTGTCGATGAAAAAAATCAGCCGATCACCACAATTGACGATAAAGATGCGGTAATTTTCTTTAATTTTCGACCAGAAAGAATGCGACAACTTACTCGCGCCATAACCGTTTTGAATTTTAAGAATTTTACTCGCGCCAAATTATTAGCTGATTCATTCTTTGTTACTATGACCGAATATGAACCGGGCTTGCCGGTTCAAGTCGCCTTTCCTCCGGAAAGGGTAGAGCAGCCTTTGGCAAAAATTATTAGCGATGCTGGCTGGCGGCAGCTTCATGTAGCCGAAACGCAAAAATATGCCCATGTAACTTTTTTCTTTAATGGTGGCGCGGAAAAACCGTTTAAACAAGAAGACCGATTGTTGATTCCTTCGCCGCGAATTTCTTCTTTTGATCAAAAACCAGCCATGGCTGCGTCAGAAATTTCAGCAGCTGTCATTAAGGCCTTGGATTTAGGGGTCTATGATTTTGTCGTAGTTAATTTTGCCAATGCTGATATGGTCAGCCACACTGGCAATCTAGAGGCTGCGCAAAAAAGCCTGCAGGTAGTTGATGAAGAATTGGGCAAAATTTTATTGCAAGTTTTAAAGCAGGGCGGTGTGGCCTTAATTACTGCTGATCATGGCAATATTGAGGAAATGGTCAATTTGCGCAATGGCGAAATAAACAAAGAACATTCAACCAGTCCAGTACCCTTTATTATAGTAGGTAATGATTTTGAGTTGTCGCCGCATTTGGATCAGCCCGTTGATTTAAGCGCTTTAACGCCGAGCGGCGTTTTGGCCGATGTGGCGCCGACCATCTTAAAATTAATGGGTTTGCCTAAGTCGCCGGAAATGACTGGTACCAGCTTAGCCTAA
- the gpmI gene encoding 2,3-bisphosphoglycerate-independent phosphoglycerate mutase has translation MPKKTSPTLLIILDGWGVAPPSRGNAITLAKTPTFLDLKNKYPYTELCASGKCVGLPVKQDGNSEAGHLNLGAGRIVKADAVYISESIKDGTFSKNPIFLEGINYAKKNHSKIHLMGLITEEQSAHSSPEHWLAMLNFLDQRKVNEVYLHLFTDGRDSPQHAAINIIRRFENKLRNTHEYNSHYGVNKSGRGQVKIASICGRFYAMDRNKDWDRISKVYNLLVLGEGLKVRSAEEAIVQAYNRSETDEFILPSIICKNNQPVATIGDKDVVVFMNLRSDRARELAKAFTQKDFNKQNPGSFHRRRWSEEIFFIALSDFGPDLDLVRTAYPSRLITDSLPLVLKNYRQLYLAESEKFAHMTFFFNGGYDHPVNGEQRLMVPSAQVKSYDLKPEMSAAEITKNILKNISEFDFMAINFANPDMLGHTGNLEATIKGLEFTDHCLAKIVDKLKELNGSLVLTADHGNAEEMINLATDEIDTQHSTNPVPCILVSSEYKKAELRPGGNLADVAPTILDLMGVERPSDMKGKSLITK, from the coding sequence ATGCCTAAAAAAACAAGTCCGACACTTCTTATTATTTTAGACGGTTGGGGCGTGGCGCCGCCTTCGCGCGGTAATGCTATTACTTTAGCTAAGACCCCGACCTTTTTAGATTTAAAAAATAAATACCCCTACACAGAATTATGCGCTAGTGGCAAATGCGTTGGTTTACCTGTTAAGCAAGATGGAAACTCCGAAGCCGGACACCTTAATCTAGGCGCCGGTCGCATAGTTAAAGCCGATGCGGTTTATATTTCAGAGAGCATCAAAGATGGTACGTTTTCGAAGAATCCAATTTTTTTAGAGGGCATTAACTACGCTAAAAAAAATCATTCAAAAATTCATTTAATGGGTCTTATTACCGAAGAACAAAGCGCCCATTCTTCGCCTGAACATTGGCTGGCTATGTTGAATTTTTTGGACCAACGTAAAGTTAATGAAGTTTATCTTCATCTTTTTACCGACGGCAGAGATTCGCCCCAACATGCAGCCATTAATATTATTCGCCGTTTTGAAAATAAACTTAGAAATACCCACGAATATAATAGTCATTATGGCGTGAATAAAAGCGGCCGTGGTCAGGTAAAAATCGCTAGTATTTGCGGTCGTTTTTACGCCATGGATCGCAACAAAGATTGGGACAGAATTTCAAAGGTTTATAATTTATTGGTTTTGGGCGAAGGGCTAAAAGTCAGATCAGCCGAAGAGGCCATTGTTCAAGCTTATAATCGCAGCGAGACAGATGAATTTATTTTGCCTAGCATTATTTGTAAGAATAATCAGCCGGTCGCAACCATCGGCGATAAAGATGTGGTTGTTTTTATGAATTTGCGTTCTGACCGCGCCAGAGAATTAGCTAAAGCGTTTACGCAAAAAGATTTTAACAAACAAAATCCCGGTTCTTTTCATCGCCGCCGCTGGTCAGAGGAAATATTTTTTATCGCTTTAAGTGATTTTGGTCCGGATCTTGATTTGGTGCGTACAGCTTATCCCAGCCGTTTAATTACCGATAGCTTACCTCTTGTTTTAAAAAATTATCGCCAATTATATTTAGCCGAAAGCGAGAAATTCGCGCATATGACTTTCTTTTTTAACGGCGGTTACGATCATCCAGTCAATGGAGAACAACGTTTAATGGTTCCTTCGGCCCAGGTTAAATCTTATGACTTGAAGCCAGAAATGAGCGCGGCCGAAATAACAAAAAATATTCTAAAAAATATTTCCGAGTTTGATTTTATGGCTATTAATTTTGCTAATCCCGATATGTTGGGCCATACTGGAAATTTAGAGGCCACCATAAAAGGCCTTGAATTTACCGATCACTGTTTGGCTAAAATAGTTGATAAGTTAAAGGAATTAAATGGTTCCCTGGTGCTTACCGCCGATCATGGTAATGCCGAAGAGATGATTAATTTAGCCACTGATGAAATTGACACTCAACATTCAACCAACCCTGTGCCCTGCATTTTGGTTAGTTCTGAATATAAAAAGGCCGAGCTAAGACCGGGCGGCAATTTAGCCGACGTGGCGCCAACTATTTTAGATTTAATGGGAGTTGAGCGGCCCTCGGACATGAAGGGTAAGTCGTTAATCACTAAATAG
- the eno gene encoding phosphopyruvate hydratase, protein MAKIKQIIAREILDSRGIPTVETKVILDNGLTARAAVASGASTGVHEAVELRDGDPNRFLGKGVLKAVANVNEIIAPTLLDLEINQLSVIDQKMLDLDGTENKSKLGANAILSVSLACCRAASLNEQTPLYKYIRSAYSLPLTTFSLPTPMFLVMEGGKHSDAGLAVQEFMIIPQARDTFAEKLRMGVEIFSALRMVLEKRGLRSAVGDEGGFAPRAKTVKNALDLMIDISNYTHYKLGEEVFFALDVAASVFYQENKKQYRFENKNYSSKKMIEIYLSWFKKYPFLVIEDPLAEDDWESWPIFTKEVLSIRPGAAVIGDDIFSTNLKRLQRGLSESTANAMIIKPNQVGTITEVINCVKEAKKNNYKIVVSQRAGEPNDDFIADLAVAINADYIKTGAPNRGERVAKYNRLLEIEQELK, encoded by the coding sequence ATGGCAAAAATCAAACAAATTATAGCTCGAGAAATTTTAGATTCACGCGGCATTCCTACCGTGGAGACCAAGGTTATTTTGGACAATGGCCTTACGGCCCGCGCCGCCGTGGCTTCTGGCGCTTCAACTGGCGTCCATGAGGCGGTCGAGCTTCGCGATGGTGATCCGAATCGGTTTTTAGGAAAAGGCGTTTTAAAGGCCGTGGCTAATGTTAATGAGATAATCGCTCCGACCTTACTTGACCTAGAGATCAACCAACTTTCCGTGATCGATCAAAAAATGCTAGATTTAGACGGAACGGAAAATAAAAGCAAACTAGGCGCTAATGCTATTTTAAGTGTATCGTTGGCTTGTTGCCGCGCCGCTAGTTTAAACGAACAAACCCCGCTTTATAAATATATTCGTAGCGCCTATTCTTTACCTTTAACTACTTTTTCTTTGCCGACGCCGATGTTTTTAGTAATGGAAGGCGGTAAACATTCAGATGCCGGTTTGGCGGTTCAGGAGTTTATGATTATTCCGCAAGCTCGCGATACTTTTGCGGAAAAATTAAGGATGGGAGTAGAAATTTTTAGTGCTCTAAGGATGGTTCTAGAAAAAAGAGGCCTAAGGTCAGCCGTGGGAGATGAGGGTGGCTTTGCTCCAAGGGCTAAAACAGTCAAGAATGCCCTGGATTTAATGATAGATATTTCTAATTATACGCATTACAAATTAGGTGAAGAAGTTTTCTTTGCCCTAGACGTAGCCGCTTCGGTTTTTTATCAAGAAAATAAAAAACAATATCGTTTTGAGAATAAAAATTATTCAAGCAAAAAAATGATCGAGATTTATCTTAGTTGGTTTAAAAAATATCCGTTTTTAGTCATCGAAGACCCTTTAGCCGAAGATGATTGGGAGAGTTGGCCGATTTTTACCAAAGAAGTTTTATCGATTCGGCCGGGGGCGGCGGTTATAGGTGATGATATTTTTAGCACTAATTTAAAACGATTACAGCGCGGCTTGAGTGAATCAACGGCTAACGCCATGATTATTAAACCCAATCAAGTAGGCACTATTACTGAAGTAATCAATTGCGTTAAAGAGGCGAAAAAGAATAACTATAAAATAGTTGTTTCGCAGCGCGCCGGCGAACCTAACGATGATTTCATCGCCGACTTGGCCGTAGCTATTAATGCTGATTATATTAAAACTGGCGCGCCCAATCGCGGCGAAAGAGTGGCCAAATATAATCGTTTACTGGAAATTGAGCAAGAATTAAAATAA
- a CDS encoding glycosyltransferase: MKIGIDARFFGPQGKGIGRYTEKLIESLEKLDQNNEYFIFLTKEGFDLYEPKNKNFHKVLANYPWYSFKEQLLLPRLLNQYHLDLMHFLHFNKPLLYKGKYVVTIHDLTLLDFSTKKNTQGKSWWWFKNIIFKIVISQSIKSSERIIADSQFIKNDLLKRFKIPEDKIKVIELAV; encoded by the coding sequence ATGAAGATAGGAATAGACGCTCGCTTCTTTGGCCCACAGGGCAAAGGAATCGGCAGATACACAGAGAAGTTGATTGAATCTTTGGAAAAGCTCGATCAAAACAACGAGTATTTTATCTTTTTAACTAAAGAGGGGTTTGATTTGTATGAACCTAAAAACAAGAACTTCCATAAAGTTTTAGCTAATTATCCTTGGTATTCTTTTAAGGAACAATTGCTTTTGCCAAGACTACTAAACCAATATCATTTGGATTTGATGCATTTCTTACATTTTAATAAACCACTACTCTACAAAGGAAAGTATGTGGTGACTATACATGATTTGACCTTGTTGGATTTCTCGACAAAAAAAAACACCCAGGGAAAATCCTGGTGGTGGTTTAAAAATATTATTTTTAAAATCGTCATCAGTCAGTCAATAAAAAGCTCGGAAAGAATTATCGCTGACTCGCAATTTATAAAAAACGATCTATTGAAAAGGTTTAAAATACCAGAAGATAAAATTAAGGTTATAGAGTTGGCAGTGTAA
- a CDS encoding methyltransferase domain-containing protein encodes MKYNQIYQNNNVWGQQPNRLLRKLHGLFNISGGFLDLGCGQGRDSLFMLQKGFKVDAVDNSQEGINKIKEQIQVNNLLPTNITLFCDRIQNFNIAKDKYGIINAFNSLQFLSKQEALKIINNIKSNIKNNGYVIISSFTTNDPLYIKINNDKRCFFEPQELKKIFSDFNIIEYEEKIIEDKGHPGTPKPHHHGIVKLIAQKIRSIPNNNTII; translated from the coding sequence ATGAAATATAATCAAATATATCAAAATAATAATGTTTGGGGACAACAACCAAACAGACTCTTACGGAAACTTCATGGCCTCTTTAATATTAGCGGGGGGTTCTTGGATTTGGGCTGCGGGCAAGGAAGGGATTCTTTGTTTATGCTACAAAAGGGATTCAAGGTAGACGCTGTAGATAATTCTCAAGAAGGCATAAATAAAATAAAAGAGCAAATTCAAGTAAATAATTTACTGCCCACTAACATAACTCTATTTTGCGATAGGATTCAAAATTTTAATATTGCGAAAGATAAATATGGCATCATAAATGCTTTCAACTCATTGCAGTTTTTGTCCAAGCAAGAGGCTTTAAAAATAATTAATAACATTAAAAGTAATATAAAAAACAACGGATATGTTATTATTTCTAGCTTTACTACGAATGATCCACTTTATATAAAAATAAACAACGATAAACGCTGTTTTTTTGAACCTCAGGAATTAAAAAAAATATTTTCTGACTTTAATATTATTGAATATGAAGAAAAAATTATCGAAGATAAGGGACACCCCGGCACCCCAAAACCGCACCATCATGGGATTGTAAAATTAATTGCACAAAAGATAAGAAGTATTCCAAACAATAATACTATTATTTAA
- a CDS encoding LamG domain-containing protein: MSKSKKILLAVCSIILLVLIMMLIQTFTSTRVLSFLDPMNRFVFDGWLTKLFSARGGSTHNIRGWLWSENYGWLNTNCYNDYNNDGTFDCCCPDAGYCPAEAGACPYSVASNDYGLNVDLGATATNKLNGYAYMANLGSAGDLTATRDGYVCFGETCGGTAPDGFSTWACIGSRLSNGSCLGDCGEDFNYNSSCTDSTPDPDLVAQWKFNEIDTRNGTTPSSVGTGLNATLGPTYPTFSPFLITGKFNSALDFDVDNNPLAPDAVWAQVQSSSPLNLTSNFTLEGWINLKGDTGAEQIMLRKADAYALGVIPATYDNFQAKLYIDGTWNAYNFSDSEVRVNYQDKWRHVAMTYDGAYVRLYLDGALDRVYAQSGSVNIATTSPLYLGGEQTGAHLSGYLDDVVIYNRVKTAQELWQDAKQEVTGWARVRASGSSDGWVGLSGVVNNYQTDIYNNNGQVSEPGVDDYAWGLFLNDHSQGGGYYTFGGWYSPSGHYDWRTWSWNSNYFGWITGSHVFSGASPKAFDTFSAAPITNLSCDGGGYASMNLTWEASEGATSYIFWRCPAHATLDECLGGYDYSPYSISKDACTNDECQTIDDWYLEPNTRYCYKMQAWNNNGNRWATDTLPNHPQPFCVKTVPCSLVEDVMVQGNTCGQLKLFWAPTADERNNIDGYNIYRSVRSNGCDSLTGSNCIIVGHLGEGLPGGENLVGQWKMNETSWSGQGAAKDSSYYNNDATANGSPYPTTEGAKFNRSGYFDGGHLAVADSDSLDVNLTTESFTISAWVKTTDTDGMVIEKISGNNGYQLSIVSGKAKCFISDGTNQAQVTGTTTVNDNNWHYLACVASHGVNLKLFVDKNFEGTPADISLVGDTSNTASFNMAGTSVLLSAMLDNVSAYKEVRSHTSLLVESLSNSLSASCQLTTNQPFLYGASQTEFACTEQNPCCQFVDSRVNPNTIYYYSLTQTSGAGESSAKGPRDTTSCKTVNAEWYRYGCDKTTCQARVQEKER; the protein is encoded by the coding sequence ATGTCTAAATCAAAAAAAATACTTTTGGCGGTTTGCAGTATCATACTCTTGGTTTTAATCATGATGCTGATTCAGACCTTTACGTCTACTAGGGTTTTGTCTTTCCTTGATCCGATGAATCGTTTTGTATTTGACGGCTGGCTGACGAAACTTTTTTCCGCTCGCGGCGGTTCTACTCACAATATCCGTGGTTGGCTTTGGTCGGAAAATTACGGCTGGTTGAACACTAATTGCTATAATGACTATAATAATGACGGGACGTTTGATTGTTGTTGCCCTGATGCCGGCTATTGTCCGGCTGAAGCCGGAGCTTGTCCTTATTCAGTAGCTTCCAATGATTATGGTCTTAATGTTGATTTGGGCGCGACGGCAACCAACAAATTAAATGGTTATGCTTATATGGCCAATCTTGGCTCGGCCGGAGATTTAACGGCTACCAGAGACGGCTATGTTTGTTTTGGTGAAACTTGTGGCGGTACTGCGCCTGATGGCTTTTCGACTTGGGCTTGTATAGGATCTCGATTGTCCAATGGCAGCTGTTTAGGTGATTGCGGTGAAGATTTTAATTATAATAGTAGCTGCACTGATAGCACGCCAGATCCAGATTTAGTGGCTCAATGGAAATTTAATGAGATTGATACTAGGAATGGCACTACTCCAAGTTCAGTTGGTACAGGGCTTAACGCTACTCTTGGTCCGACTTATCCGACCTTTTCTCCATTTCTTATTACCGGCAAATTTAATAGCGCTTTGGATTTTGATGTTGATAATAATCCTTTGGCGCCTGATGCGGTTTGGGCTCAAGTACAGAGCAGTTCACCTCTAAATTTAACAAGCAATTTTACTCTTGAAGGCTGGATTAATTTAAAAGGAGATACTGGCGCAGAGCAAATTATGTTACGTAAGGCCGATGCCTATGCCTTGGGCGTGATTCCGGCAACTTATGATAATTTTCAAGCCAAATTATACATTGACGGCACTTGGAATGCTTATAATTTTAGCGATAGTGAAGTTAGAGTTAATTATCAGGATAAATGGCGCCATGTGGCTATGACTTATGACGGCGCTTACGTAAGACTATATTTAGATGGCGCTTTAGACAGAGTTTACGCTCAATCAGGAAGCGTTAATATAGCTACTACATCTCCTTTATATTTAGGCGGCGAACAAACCGGCGCGCATCTAAGCGGTTATTTAGATGATGTGGTTATTTATAATCGGGTAAAGACTGCCCAAGAGCTTTGGCAAGATGCCAAGCAAGAAGTGACCGGTTGGGCCAGGGTGCGGGCTAGTGGTAGTTCTGATGGTTGGGTCGGATTAAGCGGAGTGGTTAATAATTATCAAACTGATATTTATAATAATAATGGTCAAGTTAGTGAGCCGGGTGTTGATGATTATGCCTGGGGTTTATTTTTAAATGACCATTCACAAGGTGGCGGTTATTATACTTTTGGCGGATGGTATTCTCCGTCGGGCCATTATGACTGGCGCACCTGGTCTTGGAATTCTAATTATTTTGGTTGGATTACTGGGTCACATGTATTTTCTGGAGCATCCCCTAAGGCATTTGATACTTTTTCAGCTGCGCCTATTACTAATTTAAGTTGCGATGGGGGAGGATATGCTAGTATGAATTTAACTTGGGAGGCCTCTGAAGGCGCCACTTCATATATATTTTGGCGCTGCCCAGCTCACGCCACTCTTGATGAGTGCCTTGGCGGTTATGATTATTCTCCTTATTCTATTTCTAAGGATGCTTGTACTAATGATGAGTGTCAAACTATTGATGATTGGTATTTAGAGCCAAACACCCGTTATTGTTATAAAATGCAAGCTTGGAACAATAATGGCAACCGTTGGGCTACTGATACTTTGCCAAATCATCCTCAGCCTTTTTGCGTTAAAACCGTACCCTGCTCTTTAGTAGAAGATGTAATGGTTCAAGGTAATACTTGTGGTCAATTAAAATTGTTCTGGGCGCCAACAGCTGATGAACGTAATAACATAGATGGTTATAATATTTATCGTTCGGTCAGGTCTAATGGCTGTGATTCTTTAACTGGCAGTAATTGTATTATTGTCGGACATTTAGGCGAGGGTTTACCGGGTGGCGAAAATTTAGTCGGCCAATGGAAAATGAATGAAACATCTTGGTCTGGTCAGGGCGCGGCTAAAGATTCTTCTTATTATAATAATGATGCTACGGCCAATGGCTCGCCTTATCCTACTACCGAAGGCGCAAAATTTAATCGCTCTGGCTATTTTGATGGTGGCCACTTAGCCGTTGCTGATAGTGATTCTTTGGATGTTAATTTAACCACAGAATCGTTTACTATTAGCGCTTGGGTTAAAACGACTGATACTGACGGCATGGTTATCGAGAAAATAAGCGGGAACAATGGTTATCAATTGAGTATAGTTAGCGGCAAGGCTAAATGTTTTATTAGTGATGGCACCAATCAAGCTCAGGTTACCGGCACTACCACGGTTAATGATAATAATTGGCATTATCTTGCTTGCGTAGCCAGCCACGGTGTTAATTTAAAATTATTTGTTGATAAAAATTTTGAAGGTACGCCAGCTGATATTTCTTTAGTTGGAGACACATCTAACACGGCTTCGTTTAATATGGCTGGCACTAGCGTGCTTTTAAGCGCCATGCTTGATAATGTTTCTGCTTATAAAGAAGTGCGTTCCCATACTTCACTTTTGGTGGAAAGTTTATCGAATTCATTATCCGCTTCTTGCCAGTTAACAACCAATCAGCCATTTTTATATGGCGCTAGTCAGACTGAATTTGCCTGCACAGAGCAAAATCCTTGCTGCCAGTTTGTTGACTCTCGCGTTAATCCGAATACGATCTATTATTACTCATTAACGCAAACTAGCGGCGCTGGGGAATCGTCGGCTAAAGGACCGCGCGATACAACCAGCTGTAAAACGGTTAACGCTGAGTGGTATCGTTACGGATGCGATAAAACTACTTGTCAGGCCAGGGTTCAAGAAAAAGAAAGATAA